Proteins encoded by one window of Pecten maximus chromosome 15, xPecMax1.1, whole genome shotgun sequence:
- the LOC117344339 gene encoding acetylxylan esterase A-like, translated as MNTPPPGGEVLNFKYLAITSPAPDSAAACSSGETISLDTVTGGETCIASPNFPEFYPEATTTCRWRIETSDTIEYNVIFFHTEFNSACQFDFVKITVAGSTGTPQCGRQLQGVTQTGLASPVEVEFTFDNGGSVPGIFMCFKKIATSTTSTTTTTTTTTTPTTTTTTTTTPAPNDDDDVIGDVIVPLALFAVFVNLFGAIFF; from the exons ATGAACACACCCCCTCCCGGGGGAGAGGTGCTGAATTTTAAATACCTAGCCATCACTTCACCAGCTCCTGACTCTG CTGCTGCATGCTCTTCGGGGGAGACAATTTCACTGGATACGGTGACTGGTGGGGAAACATGTATCGCCTCCCCTAATTTCCCGGAATTTTATCCAGA AGCAACAACAACATGTAGATGGCGTATCGAAACAAGTGATACAATCGAGTACAACGTTATTTTTTTTCACACGGAGTTCAACAGCGCCTGTCAATTCGATTTCGTGAAGATCACCG TTGCCGGATCTACAGGAACACCACAATGCGGTAGACAACTCCAAGGTGTGACCCAGACGGGCCTGGCCAGTCCTGTGGAAGTGGAATTCACATTTGATAACGGCGGAAGCGTTCCCGGGATTTTCATGTGTTTCAAAAAAATCG cTACTTCAACGACATCGACGACAACAACGACGACAACAACGACAACACCCACAAcgacaacaacgacaacaacgACACCAGCACCAA ATGACGACGACGATGTAATCGGAGACGTCATCGTACCACTTGCCTTGTTTGCGGTCTTCGTCAACTTATTCGGCgctattttcttttaa